Genomic window (Caloranaerobacter sp. TR13):
GAGCAAGAAACATAGGTGATATCAAAGAAGTAGCTAGACTTGCAAATCCTAAAATTGGAGTTTTAACAGCTGTAGGACCTACTCACTTAGAAACGTTTAAGAATGTAGAAAATATCATGAAGACAAAATATGAGCTAATTGAAGAGTTACCACCAGAAGGTATTGCAATTTTTAATTATGATAATAAATATATTAGAAAACTTGCTGATAAAACTTTTAAGGAAAAGATATTGTACGGTATGGAGGATATTGAAAAATTAGATATTTATGCTACAGATTTAGAAGTATCAGAATTTGGTTCTACCTTCATACTTAATGATAGAGAAGGAAATTCTGTCAAGTGCAGAACTAAATTGCTTGGCAAACATAATATACAGAATTTACTTGCAGGAGCATCTGTTGCTAAAGCTTTAGGATTAACCTTAGATGAGATAGCTAGAGGTATAGAAAAAGTAGAACCTGTTCCACATAGATTACAACTAATTAATCCAGGCACTGGAGTTATTGTTATTGATGATGCATTTAATTCTAACCCTATAGGGGCAAAAGCAGCACTCGATGTAATCAGTCAATTTAAAGATAGAAGAAAAATAATAATAACTCCTGGTATGATTGAATTAGGCGAGCAAGAAGTTGAAGCTAACAAAGAGTTTGGTAAAAATATAGCTAATGTATGTGATTATGTAATTCTTATTGGTCAAAATAGAACAAAACCTATTTTTGATGGATTGAGAGAAATGAATTATAGTAAAGAAAAAATAGTTGTAGTTAATACATTAAATGAAGCTACTATAAAATTGCAAGAGTTAGTGAAACCTGGTGACGTAGTTTTATTTGAAAATGATTTGCCAGATACTTATAACGAATAATTATTTAATTAAAGGTAGTGTTAAAAGTTTTATGAAAACTTATTCTTTTGATTATTAATTTGACGGATAGCGAATGGCAAATGACCATTGACGATAATTTTTAGGAGGGTTTTTATGAAAAAAAGAGTAGGTGTAATTTTTGGTGGAAGAAGTGTTGAGCATGAAGTATCTGTTATAACAGGGCTACAAGTCGTGGAAAATATTGACAAATCAAAATATGAAGTTATACCAATATATATAGATAAAGACGGTAAGTGGCTTGTTGGTGATTCATTAAGTAAATTTGAAAACTTTAAAAACAAAGAATTTAGAAATGTTAAAGAGGTAGTTTTAACTCCAAACTACAATAACAATAAAATATACTCTCATCCAGAGAAAACTAATTTATTTAGTAAGAAAATCTTAGAAACGCTAGATATAATTTTTCCAGCAGTTCATGGGACTAATGGGGAAGATGGTACATTACAAGGTTTATTTGAATTAATGAATATACCTTATGTAGGTGGTAGTGTATTAGC
Coding sequences:
- the murF gene encoding UDP-N-acetylmuramoyl-tripeptide--D-alanyl-D-alanine ligase, with the protein product MSDIFLVISLGVWILAIYQRSKYFLHMIQLEGYKNNNFKKWINEFNYKAFSRKQKYIFFGIVKATIIYIIATIIAKNEIFTITYILLWIGGIANSIKFKKEKVKKELVFTKRAKRLFISNFIVIIIEILITTVILIMLPYDKYYTYPLALFLLSTIYYFEPYNMILANILVAPIEKKINKYYYDKAYNKIRTFKDLKIVGITGSFGKTSTKFITSTILQEKYKVLKTPESYNTPMGISKVINNDLTDEYEVFVVEMGARNIGDIKEVARLANPKIGVLTAVGPTHLETFKNVENIMKTKYELIEELPPEGIAIFNYDNKYIRKLADKTFKEKILYGMEDIEKLDIYATDLEVSEFGSTFILNDREGNSVKCRTKLLGKHNIQNLLAGASVAKALGLTLDEIARGIEKVEPVPHRLQLINPGTGVIVIDDAFNSNPIGAKAALDVISQFKDRRKIIITPGMIELGEQEVEANKEFGKNIANVCDYVILIGQNRTKPIFDGLREMNYSKEKIVVVNTLNEATIKLQELVKPGDVVLFENDLPDTYNE